The window GCCGGCTTATTGCTGCTGGCGGGCAAATTGCTGCCATAGGCTATGAAGCAGATCCCGATGTGGATGCAGCCCTGAGCAAGGCAGAGGACGTCCTGTACCGGCTGCGCCAAGGTGAAATCCACCGCGACTTTGTCCACATACGTCCCATTCTCGATCAGTACTTTGAGCAGACCGGTGTGTCTCCTCCACTGACCGCGGTCTCCGGACGTCCCTCACCGGTGCTTACCGGCTTCGGTGGCCTGGACGAGCTTCTGGGTGGCCTACAGCGCTCCGACATGATCGTGCTGGCAGCAAGGACAAGCCTGGGCAAGTCTAGCCTGGCCCTGAACATTGCCAGGAATGCCGCTGTGAATCAGGGGGCCCATGTGGCCATCTTCAGCTTGGAGATGTCCAAGGAGCAGATAGTGCAGCGTCTTCTGGCCAGTGAGGCAGAGGTGGACTTGCAGCGCATCAAGAGGGGATATTATAGCATTCCAGAAGAGAAAAGGGTGATGCAGGCTGCGGGTGTCCTTTCGCAAGCGCCAATCTATGTGGACGACTCGCCAATCCTGAGGGTAACAGCGATGCGCGGTAAGGCACGTCGCTTGGATCATCAGGAAGGTATTGACCTTATCGTTGTGGACTACTTGCAGTTGATCCGGGGGGATAGCAGAACTGAAAACAAGGTTCAGGAGATCAGCGAAATCTCCCGCTCCCTCAAGGCGCTGGCGCGGGAGCTAGACGCTCCTGTCATGGCACTATCCCAGCTAAGCAGAGCGGTGGAAACGCGCACGCCCCATATCCCACAGCTCTCCGATCTGAGAGAGAGTGGTAGCATTGAGCAGGACGCTGACATTGTCATGTTTATCTACAGGGAAGATGTCTATTACAAGAAGGAGGAGTGGGATAGGCAGTTCCCTGATAAGCAATATCCCGAGGGTCTGGCTACCATAAAGATAGCGAAGCATCGCCACGGGCCAACAGAGGATCGAGCATTGAGGTTTCGCCAGAATATCGTCAAGTTTGAGAGCTACCTGGAGGCAGCGGAGATTGAACAACCAACCCTTCCGCGGTTTTCCACCTAGGCTGAGTTTCACTCCAATCCCTAACCTTTTCTTTGCCAGGTTGCTTCCTGAGATGGACAGCCTGGCTGAGGTGAAGCTGGTCCTCCACATTTTCTGGCGGCTGTACCAGAAGCGGGGTGCCCTGAAGTTTGTCACCTACAAAGAGCTTGTGGCTGACAAGACCCTGAGGGTCGGCCGGGATGAGGCGGGCGATCTTGATGGGGCACTGCGCAGTGCCCTGGAGTCGGCGGTAGAGCGTGGTGTCCTCCTGCACCTGGTGCTGGAAAGAGACGGGGGGTGGGAAGAAGTCTACTTTGTTAATACCGAAGCCAACAGGCAGGCCGTTGCTAAGATACAAAACGGTGAGCTATCTCTGGGGGCGCTGCCTCAGCCCCAGCCCCACATAGAAGAAGAGAAACCCAACATCTTTGCTCTGTACGAGCAGAACATCGGCCTGCTTACCCCGATGATTGCCGAGGAGCTAAAAGAAGCGGAGAGGCTTTATCCTGCCTCCTGGATTGAGGAGGCCTTCAAGGAGGCCGTCAGTCTAAACAAACGCAGTTGGCGTTACATCGCTCGCATACTAGAACGCTGGGCCACGGAAGGCAAAGGTAGTGGAGAGTCTGGGAGAGATCCTAAAAAGAAGAGGGATCCCAGCCGGTACTTCCAGGGAAAGTACGGGCACCTGGTCAAACGCTGAATCGCCGGAGGAACCGCCGCCCTGCCCTCGCTGCAAGGGGGCTGGATTTGTTCATCCTAGGCTGGATTCCGGTGGCACTGACTACACCCGGGTGGTACCCTGCCAGTGCACCCAGGGGGGGCTGGAGAAAAACCGCCTGGCGCGCCTTCAGCGGTACAGCAACCTGGGCGCGCTGACCCGTCTTACCTTCGAAAGCCTGACGCTCCCGGGCAGAAGCGGTGATCCCACCAACCAGGAAAGGTTTCTTCATGCCTACCGGGCAGCCGTCGCCTTTGCCCAGAAGCCTAAAGGCTGGCTGGTGTTCATGGGGCCCAGTGGCTGTGGCAAGACCCATCTGGCGGCTGCCATTGCTAACCACCTGCTTTCTCAGGGCGAGCCGGCTTTCTTCATCGGTGTGTCCGATCTGCTCGATCACTTGCGATCGACCTTCAACCCAGGAAGCGATATCTCCTACGATGTCCTTTTTGAGCAGGTGCAGAATGCCCCCGTGCTGATCCTGGATGATCTGGGCACCCAGACCAGCACCCCTTGGGCGCAGGAGAAGCTGTTCCAGATTATTAACCACCGCTTTAGTGCCCAGTTGCCCACAGTGATAAACATAGCTGCTGGGACATCTCTGGAGGGACTGGAGGAGCGCTGGTACACCCGCCTGACTGACCCCACTCTTTCCCAGGTATACCTTGTGGAGGAAAAGGGATCCCCTCTGCTGGATTATTCAGGCATTCTGGCACTGGAGTTACTCAGCAGCATGACTTTTGAGAATTTCGATCCGAAGAGGATCAATCTTCCTTTGGAGCATCGGCAGAACCTGGAGCAAGCCTTTCGGCTGGCTCGGGGCTTTGCTGCATCTCCGGATGGATGGTTGATATTTGAGGGAGAGAACGGCTGTGGTAAGACTCATCTGGCTGCCGCTATCGCCAACTACCGGCTCAGGCAGGGCAACCCGATCTTTTTTGTCGTTGTCCCTGACTTTCTAGACCATCTCAGGTCTACCTTCAGCCCGGAAAGCAAGGTCACTTATGATGAAGTCTTTGAAAGGGTGAAGACGGCCCCTCTTCTCATTTTGGATGACTTTGGGGAGCACACCAGCACCCCGTGGGCTCAGGAGAAGCTTTACCAATTGATCAACTATCGGTATAACTCCCGCCTTCCGATGGTGGTCACCACATGCTGCACTCTGGAGGAAATTGAACCTCGCATTAGCTCACGTCTGGCAGACCCCCGCCTCAGCACGGTATTCACTATCATGGCCCCTGACTATAGAGCCGATCGATCTAGCACAAGGAAGGCTAAGGGCGAGCAGCGACACGGTCGAAAAGCGTAGCTCCCTGTGCGGGCAGCGCGCCAGGGAAACCGCGCCCAGGTTTCCGTCTAATAACCGGGCGTCAGCGACGACAGATGCTTGATCCTCTTCAGCATGTTGGGGTGGGTGCTCAGCATCTCCAGCATCTTGTCCCCGGTACTCAGACGGACGGTTTTAGATCGCAGCGCCGCCAGTTCGTTGGCGTCTATGGTGCCGCTCATGTTGGTGTCAACTTGAGAGAGTTCCCTGACCTCATTCCAGGCGCGGGAAGGGTCATTGATGAAGAAAGCCTTAACCCCCTCTATCTCCTTCATCTCCGCGCTGCCCTTCTGGCGGGCATTACTGTAGACCAGCTTGTAAAGAGCGGTAGCGAGGTGGTGAGGGCCATTCCCCAGTTTGACACTTCCTCTATCGGCGTAGTACTCGCGGATGCGAGAGCCATAGAGCACCAGCAGGTTGGTGATGAAGTAGACTACAAACGCGCCCAGGCCAATGAGCACGGCGTAGCCGGCACCGTTCCTTCTGCCGCCAAACATGCCGCGAAACATAAAGGTCAGGGCGATCCAATACATGATGAGCGGGATGACGGACAGCAGGGTGATGACTAACATATCCCGGTGTTTGATGTGGCAAATTTCATGCCCCATGACAGCCTTGAGTTCATCCTTGCTCAGCAGCCTCATGATTGCTGGGGTAACGCAGACGCGCCCGTCTGCATGTGTCCGCCCGAAAGCAAAGGCGTTGGGTGGTGCTTTTGAGAGCTGGGAGATGCCCACTTTGGGTTTGGGAATTCCAGCCCTCTCCGCCTCCTCGGCTACCATCCTATGTAGCTCCGGCTCTTCCTTTTCAGACACCCACTTCACCCTCATGGTCCAGCCTACTATGGACGGGCCGATCAAGTACTGTATGAAAAGAAGGATAAATCCTATAACGAGAAAGGCTATGGGGTTGAAGCCGCTAACAGCCACCCCGATACCGGTGATCACCCCGTAGAGAATGGCGAAAAGCAGCGCCACTAATAGATACATCCTCGTTCTCAGCCACATATTATGTTATCCCTCCCGACGAGTTTGGTCTTGAACTTCAGACCTTACTTACACTTACTATTATAACGTCCCGCCAAAACACTTGACCAGCGGCAATCCTCCCATTGACTTGGCACTCCCGGCCATCGGCATAATCAATTTTACCACATCTTGTAGAGCTGTGCTTTCAAAATTGAAGTCCGATAGCATCCGCTATAGAATAAGGAACCAGAATGAGCAAAATCTCCATAGAATCCCTGGGTTGCAAGCTGAACCAGGCGGAGACCGAGTCTTTTGCCTGGCGCCTTCTCGGCAAGGGGTACCAACTAGCTGAATCGGCCGAAGAGGCCGATATCTATGTGCTCAATACTTGCACTGTCACCCACGTTGCCGATCGTAAGGCGCGCCACTTGCTGAGGTCAGCGCAACGCGCTAACCCGCAAGCGTTGATCGTGGCCGTAGGCTGCTATGCTCAGCGAGCACCGGAGGAGTTGCGTCAACTGGGTGTAGTTGACCTCATTCTGGATAATCAAGAAAAGGAGCGCCTGGCAGAAGTTCTAACTGACAGGAGCGCCCCGATCGGCAAAGGACGACAAGGGCCAGTCATGGGCCATCAGGGCCGCAGCCGTTCGCTGATCAAGATTCAGGAGGGCTGCAACAGCTTTTGCTCTTTTTGTGTAGTGCCCTACACGCGGGGTAGGGAGCGCAGCCGGCCATGGCCGGAAGTGCTTCATGAGGTCAGGGAAAGAGAGGACGCAGGCTACAAGGAAGTGATCCTCACTGGGACCAAGATAGGAACCTACCGATGGAATGGGGAGAGCCACGGTGGGCTGGTGCGGTTGATCGGAAGCATTTTGGAGGAAACGAATGTAGAGCGGCTGCGTCTTTCCTCTCTTCAGCCTCAGGACTTGACCCCTGAGCTGATAGATTTGTGGGCTGATGATCGCCTTTGTCCGCATTTACACCTTCCCCTGCAAAGTGGCAGCCAGGCAATGCTAGAGCGTATGGGCCGGGGATATTCTCTTATTGAGTATGAGAGGGCAGTATGCCGCGCTTGTCAGGCGATCCCCAACTTGGCCATCACTACCGATGTCATGGTTGGCTTCCCTGGTGAAGGGGAGAAGGAATTCGAGGAGAGCTATCGTTTCTGTGAGAGGATGGGCTTTGCCAAGATTCACGTTTTCCCCTATTCGGCACGCTGCGGAACGGCGGCAGCCACACTCCCTGGTCAGGTCAACGGAAGGGTGAAGAGAGACCGCTCCCAACAGATGCTGGCCCTGGCTGAGCAAAGCGCGCGATGCTTCAGGGAAGGGTTCCTGGGCCAGACTATGACGGTCTTGTGGGAAAGCCAACTGGA of the Chloroflexota bacterium genome contains:
- the dnaB gene encoding replicative DNA helicase; this translates as MADNGRLPPHNVEAEEAVIGSLLVDPEAIVKVSDFLKPEAFYREKNQWLYSACLSLYDRSEAIDQISVAQELARKGRLEQVGGPGYLSHLVSVLPTSVHVEHYAQIVHRLALMRRLIAAGGQIAAIGYEADPDVDAALSKAEDVLYRLRQGEIHRDFVHIRPILDQYFEQTGVSPPLTAVSGRPSPVLTGFGGLDELLGGLQRSDMIVLAARTSLGKSSLALNIARNAAVNQGAHVAIFSLEMSKEQIVQRLLASEAEVDLQRIKRGYYSIPEEKRVMQAAGVLSQAPIYVDDSPILRVTAMRGKARRLDHQEGIDLIVVDYLQLIRGDSRTENKVQEISEISRSLKALARELDAPVMALSQLSRAVETRTPHIPQLSDLRESGSIEQDADIVMFIYREDVYYKKEEWDRQFPDKQYPEGLATIKIAKHRHGPTEDRALRFRQNIVKFESYLEAAEIEQPTLPRFST
- a CDS encoding DnaD domain protein, which gives rise to MNNQPFRGFPPRLSFTPIPNLFFARLLPEMDSLAEVKLVLHIFWRLYQKRGALKFVTYKELVADKTLRVGRDEAGDLDGALRSALESAVERGVLLHLVLERDGGWEEVYFVNTEANRQAVAKIQNGELSLGALPQPQPHIEEEKPNIFALYEQNIGLLTPMIAEELKEAERLYPASWIEEAFKEAVSLNKRSWRYIARILERWATEGKGSGESGRDPKKKRDPSRYFQGKYGHLVKR
- a CDS encoding AAA family ATPase, whose product is MDSGGTDYTRVVPCQCTQGGLEKNRLARLQRYSNLGALTRLTFESLTLPGRSGDPTNQERFLHAYRAAVAFAQKPKGWLVFMGPSGCGKTHLAAAIANHLLSQGEPAFFIGVSDLLDHLRSTFNPGSDISYDVLFEQVQNAPVLILDDLGTQTSTPWAQEKLFQIINHRFSAQLPTVINIAAGTSLEGLEERWYTRLTDPTLSQVYLVEEKGSPLLDYSGILALELLSSMTFENFDPKRINLPLEHRQNLEQAFRLARGFAASPDGWLIFEGENGCGKTHLAAAIANYRLRQGNPIFFVVVPDFLDHLRSTFSPESKVTYDEVFERVKTAPLLILDDFGEHTSTPWAQEKLYQLINYRYNSRLPMVVTTCCTLEEIEPRISSRLADPRLSTVFTIMAPDYRADRSSTRKAKGEQRHGRKA
- a CDS encoding peptidase; translated protein: MWLRTRMYLLVALLFAILYGVITGIGVAVSGFNPIAFLVIGFILLFIQYLIGPSIVGWTMRVKWVSEKEEPELHRMVAEEAERAGIPKPKVGISQLSKAPPNAFAFGRTHADGRVCVTPAIMRLLSKDELKAVMGHEICHIKHRDMLVITLLSVIPLIMYWIALTFMFRGMFGGRRNGAGYAVLIGLGAFVVYFITNLLVLYGSRIREYYADRGSVKLGNGPHHLATALYKLVYSNARQKGSAEMKEIEGVKAFFINDPSRAWNEVRELSQVDTNMSGTIDANELAALRSKTVRLSTGDKMLEMLSTHPNMLKRIKHLSSLTPGY
- the mtaB gene encoding tRNA (N(6)-L-threonylcarbamoyladenosine(37)-C(2))-methylthiotransferase MtaB is translated as MSKISIESLGCKLNQAETESFAWRLLGKGYQLAESAEEADIYVLNTCTVTHVADRKARHLLRSAQRANPQALIVAVGCYAQRAPEELRQLGVVDLILDNQEKERLAEVLTDRSAPIGKGRQGPVMGHQGRSRSLIKIQEGCNSFCSFCVVPYTRGRERSRPWPEVLHEVREREDAGYKEVILTGTKIGTYRWNGESHGGLVRLIGSILEETNVERLRLSSLQPQDLTPELIDLWADDRLCPHLHLPLQSGSQAMLERMGRGYSLIEYERAVCRACQAIPNLAITTDVMVGFPGEGEKEFEESYRFCERMGFAKIHVFPYSARCGTAAATLPGQVNGRVKRDRSQQMLALAEQSARCFREGFLGQTMTVLWESQLDEGIWGGLTANYLRVFARSEEDLTNRLLKAKLVAEQAQGLMGELAQEDRDG